Below is a window of Streptomyces sp. WMMB303 DNA.
TCGGGGAGCCGGGATGAGCTGCTGGACCGTGGCCTCGCCCTGCACCGTGCGGTGCGCAGCCCACCGGGTGCCGCCGGTGGCCACCGGCGTGCGGGCCCGCCGGTACGCGGCACTGGCCGGTGCGCTGCTCCGGGGGCTGGCGAGCGGTCCGCGCCTCGCCTCCGGGGAGGTGCTGCGCACCCAGGCCAAGGGGGTGATCCGGGCGCTGGGTGCCACGCTGGAGGCCCCGGCATCCGTCTCGGGCCCGCGCCGGCGTCCGGGCGAGGCGGGTTCGCTGATCGTCTCCGACCACATCTCCTGGCTCGACGCGCTCGCGCTGCTGGCGGTCGAACCGGCGACCGCGCTCGCCAAACGGGAGGTGGCGCAGTGGCCGTTGTTCGGACCCCTGGCGGAACGCGCGGGGGTGCAGTTCATCGACCGGGACCGGATCCGCACGCTGCCCGACACGGTGGCGCAGGTGGCGGCCGTGCTGCGCGCGGGCCGATCGGTCCTGGTCTTCCCGCAGGGCACGACATGGTGCACCGAGTCGGGGAGTGGATTCCGGCGCGCCCTGTTCCAGGCCGCCGTCGACGCCGAAGCGCCCGTGCGGCCGGTGACGGTCAGCTACCGGCAGTGCGGCGAGCCCAGTACGGTGGCGGCCTTCCTCGGCGAGGACACGTTCGCCGCTTCGCTGCACCGGGTGATCAGCGCCCGGGACCTGGCGGTACGCGTCACGCCGCATCCCGCGCTGCACCCGGCGCGGGATCGTCGTGCCCTGGCGGCGGCCGCACATACGGCGATCCGCGGCACCGGCGCGCCCGCCCACCCGTGAAGCGTACGGCTGCCCGGGACCGGTCCGACTCCGAGGAGCGGCCGTGCGGCTCCGCGGAGTCCGGGCCGCGGTCGGCGGCAGAGGAGCCCGCGCGGGGTGACCGGCGCGATCGGATCACCCGTCCGCGGGTGCCGCGGGGACGGCCCGCCGATGGGCGCCCAGGCGGGTGCGGACCGCAGCCGCGGCGCGCTGTGCCGACTCGCACGCAGCAGCCGGGGGACCGCGCTGATCTGCCGACGCGGATCGCTCAGCCTCGCCCAGCGCCCACCGGTCCGGATCCGGAGCGCTCTGGGCAAGGCGTGCAGCCGCAGCCGTTCGAGGTCGGCCTGCCGGGCGAGCTGAGGATACCCGGTGTTGAGCAGCTGGAAGCCCCGGTCCAGCAGGAAGCCGTCCACCGCGTCGGTGCGGATGCGCCCGCCCACTCCGTCGCCCGCCTCCAGGACGACGACCTCCACGCCGCTGTCCCGCAACCGGCGCGCCGCCGCAAGACCCGCGAGACCGGCGCCGACCACGACGACGTCACAGTGCCGGGGCAGTGATCCGCCGGCCTGTCCGGCCGGGCCCGGTCGGCTGCGGGGTCGCGTCATCGTGCGGGCTCCTTCGTGCGGCGCGGTGGCCCAGGACCGGTTCCCGCCCGCCGAGTGCCCGAAACCGCCGATCGTGCCCGCGGCCGCGGGTCGGCACCGCACCGCACGGCCGCGGGACGCCCGGTCTCAGGCGCTGCCGCTGCGCAGCTCCGCCAGGGCGCTCGCGGTCAGGGGCCGGGGCGTGCTGTCGGGGTCGATGAGCACGACGGTGCTCGTGGCGGCACGGGTGAGGGCCGTGGTGAGGCTGCCCTCGCCGAACTGGGTGACGGCGCCCAGCGGGGAGCGTCCCACGGCGACGGTGGTGGCGCCCGCGTCGGCGGCGTGCCGCGCCAGGGCGCGTCCGGCGGCGGCGCGGTCGCCGACGCTGGTGAGGATCTGGCCGGTGGCGGGGACTCCCCGCCCGGCGAGCCGGTCGAGGTGTGCCGTGACCGCGGCGCGGGCCTGGTCATGGGTCTCGGTCTCGACGGCCTGCTCCTCGACGACGGCCGTCTGCTGTACATGGACGATCTGCAGCGGGCTGCCGGAGTCCCGGGCGAGCCGTGCCGCGGCCTCGACGACGGCCGTGGCACGGCCGTGGGCGCCGACAGCGACGATGAGCGGGGGTTCGGCGCCCGCGGCCTGCGGGCCGACGGGGGTCAGCGTGGGGCCGACGGACTCGCCCTCGACGGTGCGCTGTTCGGCCTGTCGGACCAGCCGGTGGCCGCTGGCCAGCACCGGGATGGCGAGCAGGAAGGCTGCCGCGCCGATGTAGAAGGGCACACCGAGGTCGGTGGCCTCGGCGACCTTGCCCGCCACGTAGGGGGCCAGGCCGCCGCCGATGAAGCGCAGGAACCCGTACGCCGAGGAGGCCACCGACCGCTCGACGGGCGAGACGAGCATGACCGCCTGGGTGGTGAGGGTGTTGTTGATCCCGATGAAGGCACCGCTGACGATGACGGCCACCACGACCACGGTGGGGGTCTCGACGCCGGCGGCGATCAACGCCATCACGATGCCGAGGCCGAGCAGATTGGCGTACAGGACCGGGGCGGTGCCGAACCGGGCCTGCAGCCGGGGCGCCACCAGCACGCTGAAGGCGGCGACCAACAGCCCCCAGCCGGTGAAGACCAGTCCGAGCTGATGGGCGTTCAGCTCCATCGGGTAGGGCGCGTAGCCGAGCATGGTGAAGAAGCCCCAGTTGTAGAGCAGAGCCATGATGCCCATCGTCAGCAGCCCGCGGTGGCGCAGCGCCTTGAGCGGGGCGGCCGGCGAGATGGGGCGCTTGGGCTTCGGCGGGTCGGAGACGAACGCCAGGGTCGCGATCAGCGCCACGGCCATGAGAGCGGAGACGCCGAAGAAGGGGCCGCGCCAGCTGATGGCACCCAACTCACCGCCCAGCAGCGGGCCCACGGCGATGCCGAGGCCGAGCGCGGTCTCGTAGAGGATGATGGCACCGGCGAATCCGCCGCTGGCCGAGGCGACGATCACCGCCAGGGAGGTGGCGATGAACAGCGCGTTGCCCAGGCCCCAGCCCGCGCGGAAGCCGACGATCCCGTTGATGGAGTCGGTGGCCCCGGCCAGTGCCGAGAAGGTGACGATGACGGCCAGCCCGACCACCAGGGTGCGCTTGGCACCGACTCGGCTGGAGACGGCGCCGACGACGAGCATGGCCACGGCCGTGACGATGAGGTAGCTGCTGAACAGCAGGGAGACCTGGCTGGGCGAGGCGTCCAGGCTCTCGGCCAGGGCGGGCAGGATCGGATCCACCAGGCCGATCCCCATGAAGGAGATGACGCAGGCGAAGGCGACGGCCCAGACGGCTTTCGGCTGCCTGAACGGGCTCGCGGCCTTTCCGGGCTTCGCGTGATCGTCGTGCGAGGCACTCATGTCCGTTTCTCTTCCGCACAGTTGGGGGCAGGGGCCGCGCAGGGTGCAGGGTCGGCAGGAGCCGGGAGCGACCCGGGACGGGGCCGGGAGGGGCTACCGCCGGGAGGGGTCAGGACCGCGACCAGTGGCCCTGGATCGCGCGCGCCAGGGCCGGAAGTGCGACGTCCACCGCCTGCCGCTCCGGCTCCGCCAGCTCGTCGATCAGCTCGGTCAGGGCGCGAGTGCGCTCGGCCCGCCGCCGGTGGAAGACCTCCAGCCCGGTGTCGGTGGCCGCCACCAGGACACCTCTCCCGTCACTCCGGTCGGCGGTGCGCCGCACCAGTCCCGCCCGCTCCATGCGGGTGACCAGTTGCGTCATGTTCGGCTGCGAGACGCCCTCGGCCCGGGCCAGTTCGGAGAGGCGCTGCGCGCCCTCGCGGCCCAGCCGGCCCAGCGCCGAGGAGGCCGCGGTACTCAGCCCGCCCGCGGTCGCGCTGTGCCGCACATGGCGCACGATCCGCTCCACGGCGCTCATCAGCTCCTCCGGCGACACGTTCCGAACGGCGCCGGTGTCCATAACCCGCTTATGCATAGCCGCATTATGCATGTAGATGTAGAGGGAATCAATCTGTTGGTCCGGCGGACCGTCGAGGCAGCCCGAGCGCCCCCTCTACCGGCGGCGGTCAGACCCCGGTTCCTCCCGCCGAGCGGCCCGGCTCTCGTCGGCGCCGGGGCCCTGCCGCGCCGCCTGCCTGCGGGCACGGTAGGCGGCAGCCTTGACGCGGTTGCCGCAGGCGTCCATACCGCACCAGGTACGGCGCGCCCCACGCGAGCGGTCCAGGTAGAGGCGGGTGCAGCCCGCGCGGCCGCACTCCTTCAGCGGCACGCTGCGGTCGGCCAGCACGGCGATTGCGCCACGGGCGACCTGGACCAGCGCGGAGCGCAGATCTCCCGACCGGCGCAGGCCTCCGTCGCCGAGCTCGACCGCGGGTACCGGCCCCGCGGCTGCGCTGTTGACGACGTCCAGCTCGGCCGGCGCGAAGGGGCGGCCCGCCAGGCGGTCGAGCGCCAGGCGGTGGACGGCCTCCCGCAACCGCAGCGCGAAGGCGAGGTCCGCGGCATCGGCGGTCACCCGGTCGGGCAGCTCCTCGCACTCCAGGACCCACTGCTCAAGGGCGGCAGGGGCATCCAGCAGGTCCACGGGCTCATCCCGTCGGTACCCCACGGTGCCCACCAGGTCCAAGGCCGCGTTGCCGCTGACGAAGGCGAATCTCACATCACCATCTTGACCGGTGACGCGGAGCGGCGCAACAATCGCCGAGCGACTCCCGTCACCAGTTGAACCAGTGACGGAGACGTCCGGTGCGCCGGACCGTCCGCCGTACCCGTCCTCCGCCTCCACGCGGAGCGTGCACGGGCACCGGGCGGCCCCCGGGCGCACCGGTGTCCGTGAAGCGAGCCGGGCCCACCGCCGGACCGGCGCCAGGAGCAGGAGACCGGATGGCCGGGACACCCGATATCGAGGTCGTCGTATGCGACGTGCTCGGAACGATGGTCGACGAGCCGGGCGGGCTCCGGGCCGCCGTCCGCGAGGCGGTGCCCGACGCCGACGACGCGTCGGCGGACCGGCTGCTCGCGGTATGGCACGAGCACGTCGCGTACGAGCAGGAACGCGTCAAGGAGGGGCGCCGGGCCTACGCCGGCACCGACGTCATCGACCGCGAGGCGGCGCACCGGGTGGCCGATCGCGCCGGAGTCACCGATCCGTCGGCCGTCGAGCGGCTGGCCACCGCGGGGCGACGGCTGCCCCCATGGGGGGACTCACAGAGCGGACTCGCCCGCATCGCGCGGCACTTCCCCGTGCTGGGCCTCTCCAACGCCGCTCGCGCCGTGCTCCCTCGGCTGAACCAGTTCGCGGGCCTGCGCTGGCACCAGGCGCTCTCCGCCGAGGACGCCCGCGCCTACAAGCCCGCACCCGAGGTCTACCGGCTCGCACTCGAGGCGGCGGGCTGCCCGCCGGAACGGGTGCTGATGGTCGCCGCACACGCCTGGGACCTCCGGGGCGCCCAGGCGGCGGGGATGCGCACCGCCTACGTCCAGCGGCCGGTCGGGGATCCTCCGGCGCCGGGCGACACCTTCGAACTGCGGACGCACGGCCTGGAGGAACTGGCGACCGCCCTCACCGCGGGGTAGCGGCCTCCGCGCCGGTGCCGCCCCGCCGATCGGCGGGGCGGCACCGGCGTCCAGATCGCAGGACGGACGGCGAGCTGGGCGTACGGCCGGCGGCGCGCCCCTCCCCCGCGCTCCTGCGCGCCACCGCTGAAGGGACCGACGTGTGCGGCGCACCGGGACCGCGATGGGCGGCCGACCGCCTCATCCGCCGACGATCGCCCGCAGCGTCACGTACAGCAGCGAGGGGCCGAGCAGGCAGCCCACGCCGGTGTAGAAGGTGGCCGTCATGGCACCGTAGGGCACCAGCCGCTTGTCGGTGGCCGCCAGGCCGCCCGCCACGCCGGAGGTGGTGCCCATCAGACCGCCGAAGGCCATCGCGGACTTCGGGTTGTTCAGGCCGATCATGGGCGCGATCAGCGGCGTCCCCACCATCACCACGACGGACTTCACCAGACCGGCCGCCACCGACAGCGCGATGACCTCCGAACCGGCGCCCACCGCCGTGCCGGTCACCGGCCCGACGATGTAGGTGGCCGCGCCGGCTCCGATGGTCGCCATCGACGCGGCGTCCGTGTACCCGAAGGCCGCCGCGACGACGGACCCCGCCGCGAACGAGACGAGCACTCCCAGCAGGACCGAGAGCGCGCCCGCCGGCCCGGCCCGCTTGATCTGCTGCAGGTCGACGCCGTACGCGGTGGCGACGATGGCGAAGTCCCGCAGCATCGCACCGCCCATCAGGCTCAGCCCGGAGAACGCGGCGAAGTCGGCCAGCCCGTCCTCACCGCCGGTCGCCGCGCCTCCCCAGTAGGCGAGCACCAGGCCGAGGAGGATGGCGATGGCGGACCCCTGCAGCCGGCCCCGGGTCAGCGCCTTCGAGAGCCAGCCGGAGAGCATCATCAGCCCGCCGATCAGTGCGAAGGCCACCAGGAGACCGTTGTCCTCGAAGACGGAGACGAGCGTGTCCATCTCAGACCTCCTGCTTTTCCTCGGAGGCCTGCGGCGGCAGCGGCTCCGCCGTCCCGCCCATCCGTCCCAGCACCGGCACCAGAGCGCCTCCCGCGAGGAGCGCGGCGAGGCCCGCCACGATGGCCATCGGACCGCCGGTGACCGCCTTGACCACGTTCTGGGTGGCGGCCATGGCGATGACGATCGGTATGTACAGCGCGCTCCAGAAGAGGACTCCCTGCTCGCTGGGTTCGGGGAACCGGCCCTTCCTCCGGAGCCAACTGGTGACCAGCACCAGCATGATCATGGCGAACCCGACTCCGCCGACGTTGGCGTCGACACCGACAGCGGCGCCGAGCACCTCACCGACGAGCGTGCCCGCGAGCAGGCACAGCGCCAGTGCTGCCACTCCATGGATAACCATCGTCTTCTCCGCACTGAGAGACTGTTGAAACCGGAAACTTCAAGAGGCGGGGGGCGGCGGCCGTCCGGTCCGCGTGGCGCCCCCTGGGGGCGTGGAAACCGCCGAGGCGGGACTCGCCGCGAGGCGTGGGGACATGGGGGCTGCGGGCTCCTGGGGTCAGGCGCCCACCCTGGCGAACAGGTCTCCGTAGCGTTCGCGCAGTTCGGCCTTCTGCACCTTGCCCATGACGTTGCGCGGCAGCGTCTCGACGACGCGGACGGCACGCGGGTGTTTGAACCGGGCCAGGTCGCCCGCGATGAAGTCCAGCAGTTCGCCGTCCCGGGGCCGCCGCCCCGGGACCGGGACCACTACGGCGACCACGGTCTCGCCGTAGTCCGGGTGCGGAACCCCGATCACGGCGGACTCCTGCACCTGCGGGTGGGCGTCGAGCAGTTCCTCGACCTCCTTGGGGTAGATGTTGTAACCACCGGAGATCACCAGGTCCTTGCCCCGACCGACGATGCTCAGATAGCCGTCCTCGTCGAAGCGGCCCAGGTCGCCGGTGACGAAGAACCCGTCGGCACGGAACTCCGATGCGGTCTTCTCGGGCATCCGCCAGTAGCCGGTGAAGACGTTGGGCCCGCGGACCTCGATGCTGCCGACCTCGCCGTGGGGCAGCACCCGGCCGGATTCGGGGCCCACCACCCGGATCTCGGTGCCCGGGAGCGGCCTGCCGACCGTACCGGGCTTGCGCGGGCCGCCGGTGCAGGGGTTGGTGGCGTTCATCCCGGTCTCCGTCATCCCGTAGCGCTCGAGGATGGCGTGGCCGGTACGGGCCTCGAAGGCCACGTGGTCGCTCGCGAGCAGCGGAGCCGAGCCGGAGACGAAGAGCCGCATGGCGGCGCAGGACTCCGGGGTGAGGCGCTCGTTCTTCAGCAGCCGGGTGTAGAAGGTGGGCACGCCCATCAGCACCGTGGCCGTCGGCAGCAGGTCCAGGACCTGGTCCGGGTCGAACTTCGGCAGGAAGTGCATGGAGGCACCGGATGTCAGCACCATGTTCGCCGCGACGAACAGCCCGTGGATGTGGAAGACGGGCAAGGCGTGGATCAGCCGGTCCTCCGCGGTGAAGCGCCAGCTCTCCAGCAGCTCCCGGCAGTTGGAGGCCAGGTTGCGGTGGGAGAGTACCGCGCCCTTGGAACGGCCGGTCGTACCGGAGGTGTACAGGATCGCCGCCGGGTCGTCGGCCGCCGCCTCGTGGGCCTGTGCGCCCTCACTGTCCTCCGGGGCGTCGAGGAGGCTGCCGTCGCCCGCGGTGCCCAAGGTCTCGATCACGAGTCCGGCTGCTTCGTGGTGCGCGTGTGCGGTCCTGTGCCGCGGGGCGCAGACCAGCACCCGGGGTTCGGCGTCGCGGAGGAAATAGTCCGTCTCCGCACCGGTGTAGGCGGGGTTGAGCGGCAGGAAGACCCCACCGATCCGCAGTGTGGCCAGATACAGCGCGACGGCCTCCGGGGACTTCTCCACCTGCATGGCGACCCGGTCACCCGGGACGACGCCGTCGGCGACGAGCCGGGCGGCGATCCTGCGCACGGCCTGTGCGGTGTCGCCGTAGGTGAGGACCCGCCCGCCGGGCAGGTCGAAG
It encodes the following:
- a CDS encoding lysophospholipid acyltransferase family protein, whose protein sequence is MSCWTVASPCTVRCAAHRVPPVATGVRARRYAALAGALLRGLASGPRLASGEVLRTQAKGVIRALGATLEAPASVSGPRRRPGEAGSLIVSDHISWLDALALLAVEPATALAKREVAQWPLFGPLAERAGVQFIDRDRIRTLPDTVAQVAAVLRAGRSVLVFPQGTTWCTESGSGFRRALFQAAVDAEAPVRPVTVSYRQCGEPSTVAAFLGEDTFAASLHRVISARDLAVRVTPHPALHPARDRRALAAAAHTAIRGTGAPAHP
- a CDS encoding AMP-binding protein, which encodes MAPFPTIHRAFAEQAERRPDKPLFDLPGGRVLTYGDTAQAVRRIAARLVADGVVPGDRVAMQVEKSPEAVALYLATLRIGGVFLPLNPAYTGAETDYFLRDAEPRVLVCAPRHRTAHAHHEAAGLVIETLGTAGDGSLLDAPEDSEGAQAHEAAADDPAAILYTSGTTGRSKGAVLSHRNLASNCRELLESWRFTAEDRLIHALPVFHIHGLFVAANMVLTSGASMHFLPKFDPDQVLDLLPTATVLMGVPTFYTRLLKNERLTPESCAAMRLFVSGSAPLLASDHVAFEARTGHAILERYGMTETGMNATNPCTGGPRKPGTVGRPLPGTEIRVVGPESGRVLPHGEVGSIEVRGPNVFTGYWRMPEKTASEFRADGFFVTGDLGRFDEDGYLSIVGRGKDLVISGGYNIYPKEVEELLDAHPQVQESAVIGVPHPDYGETVVAVVVPVPGRRPRDGELLDFIAGDLARFKHPRAVRVVETLPRNVMGKVQKAELRERYGDLFARVGA
- a CDS encoding ABATE domain-containing protein is translated as MRFAFVSGNAALDLVGTVGYRRDEPVDLLDAPAALEQWVLECEELPDRVTADAADLAFALRLREAVHRLALDRLAGRPFAPAELDVVNSAAAGPVPAVELGDGGLRRSGDLRSALVQVARGAIAVLADRSVPLKECGRAGCTRLYLDRSRGARRTWCGMDACGNRVKAAAYRARRQAARQGPGADESRAARREEPGSDRRR
- the madM gene encoding malonate transporter subunit MadM, whose translation is MDTLVSVFEDNGLLVAFALIGGLMMLSGWLSKALTRGRLQGSAIAILLGLVLAYWGGAATGGEDGLADFAAFSGLSLMGGAMLRDFAIVATAYGVDLQQIKRAGPAGALSVLLGVLVSFAAGSVVAAAFGYTDAASMATIGAGAATYIVGPVTGTAVGAGSEVIALSVAAGLVKSVVVMVGTPLIAPMIGLNNPKSAMAFGGLMGTTSGVAGGLAATDKRLVPYGAMTATFYTGVGCLLGPSLLYVTLRAIVGG
- a CDS encoding haloacid dehalogenase type II codes for the protein MAGTPDIEVVVCDVLGTMVDEPGGLRAAVREAVPDADDASADRLLAVWHEHVAYEQERVKEGRRAYAGTDVIDREAAHRVADRAGVTDPSAVERLATAGRRLPPWGDSQSGLARIARHFPVLGLSNAARAVLPRLNQFAGLRWHQALSAEDARAYKPAPEVYRLALEAAGCPPERVLMVAAHAWDLRGAQAAGMRTAYVQRPVGDPPAPGDTFELRTHGLEELATALTAG
- the madL gene encoding malonate transporter subunit MadL, which translates into the protein MVIHGVAALALCLLAGTLVGEVLGAAVGVDANVGGVGFAMIMLVLVTSWLRRKGRFPEPSEQGVLFWSALYIPIVIAMAATQNVVKAVTGGPMAIVAGLAALLAGGALVPVLGRMGGTAEPLPPQASEEKQEV
- a CDS encoding MarR family transcriptional regulator → MHKRVMDTGAVRNVSPEELMSAVERIVRHVRHSATAGGLSTAASSALGRLGREGAQRLSELARAEGVSQPNMTQLVTRMERAGLVRRTADRSDGRGVLVAATDTGLEVFHRRRAERTRALTELIDELAEPERQAVDVALPALARAIQGHWSRS
- a CDS encoding MFS transporter; translation: MSASHDDHAKPGKAASPFRQPKAVWAVAFACVISFMGIGLVDPILPALAESLDASPSQVSLLFSSYLIVTAVAMLVVGAVSSRVGAKRTLVVGLAVIVTFSALAGATDSINGIVGFRAGWGLGNALFIATSLAVIVASASGGFAGAIILYETALGLGIAVGPLLGGELGAISWRGPFFGVSALMAVALIATLAFVSDPPKPKRPISPAAPLKALRHRGLLTMGIMALLYNWGFFTMLGYAPYPMELNAHQLGLVFTGWGLLVAAFSVLVAPRLQARFGTAPVLYANLLGLGIVMALIAAGVETPTVVVVAVIVSGAFIGINNTLTTQAVMLVSPVERSVASSAYGFLRFIGGGLAPYVAGKVAEATDLGVPFYIGAAAFLLAIPVLASGHRLVRQAEQRTVEGESVGPTLTPVGPQAAGAEPPLIVAVGAHGRATAVVEAAARLARDSGSPLQIVHVQQTAVVEEQAVETETHDQARAAVTAHLDRLAGRGVPATGQILTSVGDRAAAGRALARHAADAGATTVAVGRSPLGAVTQFGEGSLTTALTRAATSTVVLIDPDSTPRPLTASALAELRSGSA